GTACTATTGCAGGTTCAGGAGACAACATTGTGTCAACGTAAGTGTCGATGATCGCCACTTGGATGAtgatctaatctaatctaatcacCCTAGTTCTTACCTATATGGAGGAGTAAGTCTTCAGACTGTTACGACAGGCAGTTCTTTCTGATCTTTCCATCGTGCAGACTTACAatcagtttaaaggtgtGTTCTAATTATATGAACAAGCGCTGGTCTATCTTAAATTCCCTGCGCAGTTACTTTCAAACAATTCGGAATCGGCGTAAAATGGGTCACTGAGGCCTCACCTGAAGCTTTCGCTGCCGCCATTGACGAGAGGACTAAGGCCATCTATGTTGAAAGTATCGCAAATCCCAAATACCGCGTTAGCGATATTCCTGCTCTCGCTAAGgtaattcttcttctttatttGGATAACTTCCGAGTGTTACAACAAGCTTCTGATGTCTTCTTTAGATCGCTCATGATCACGGCATCCCACTTATCGTTGATAACACATTCGGAATGGGAGGTTGGTTATTCTTAGCGCTCAAACATTCAGCATGTCATTGACGATCTGTTTAGGATTCCTTACAAGACCTATTGACCACGGCGCCGACATCGTTGGTACGTACATTTGTTCGAGGTGGCAATCGATGTTTGTTTATATAAAATTTTCAACGTATAGTACAAAGTGCGACAAAATGGATTGGAGGCCACGGAACTACTATTGCTGGTGTTGTTATTGATTCCGGTGTGTATACGTTATATCTGCAATTGGTTTCCTTTCTCACTGGTGCTGGTATCTTCTCAGGCAAATTCGACTGGACAAAATCTGGAAAATTCCCTGGCTTCACTGAGCCCGCTGAAGGATACCATGGTCTCAAATTCAGCGAGACTTTTGGACCTGCTGCCTTCGCTGTGAAAGTTCGAACTGAAGGTCTTCGTGATATTGGCCCTGCCCTAAACCCCTTCGGCgccttcctcctccttcaagGTCTTGAGACACTCAGCTTGCGTGGACAAAGACACAGCGACaatgcccttgcccttgctaAGTGCGTCCGATCATGACTTCTAACTCACCATCTTTTGACAAAAATGTCTAGCTATCTCGAAAAACACCCTCAAGTTGCCTGGGTGTCATATCTTGGTCTGCCATCGCACGAATCGCACGATCTCGCCAAGAAACTTCTTAGACCCAATGCTTACGGAGGCGTTCTTTCCTTCGGTGTCAAGGGAGATGTTAAGACCGCCAGCAAAGTTGTCGACAGCCTCAAACTGGCTAGCAACTTGGCCAATGTCGGTACGTAACAATAGACCGCTAGCCATTCAGTTCCATCCCTTACAATCATTCAAACTACAGGTGACGCGAAGACTCTCGTTATCCACCCTGCATCGACAACCCACTCGCAATTGACTGAGGCCGAGCAGCTTACTTCAGGTGTTACACCTGATCTTATTCGCGTGTCTGTTGGTATTGAGGATATCAAAGACATTATTGCCGATTTCGAGGCAGGTCTGAGGATTGCTTTTGCCGAGGCTCAGTAAATGTCCTCGACATGACGATACCCTTGTTTTTTGAACAGTTGATTATTTCATATTGGGCCTGTAAACACAAAATCTAATTGTATTTTTAATCCACGACGAACAAAAAACGCAGCCTCATTTTGTAACCAAACTTTACCTATCTACATATCTATCTACACATCTATTTAAAACTTTGAGGAAACTTGAGTTGATCAAGAATTGATAATTAATTTTGTGGTGAGGGCTTCCTGTAAATTTAACGTGTGGCACCGCCTATCAAATGTCAATGACGCGTTGTCTAAACGAGGTAAGGTCGGCTAATTGGTTGCATTACAACTTGCCTCCACTTGCACCTATACCACCACTACGTCTAACCACGTTCTTGCTTCATTTCTCTATCAATCCAGTTTCTCACGTCCTCTCAACATAACCTAAGGACTATATCACATACAGTTACATCGCTCCAACTTTTACGCAGTCAATTAAGCTATGGCCCCTGCAGCTGCGACCACAACACAACCCATAAACGTCAAGCTTCTGCTCATCGGAAACTCCTCCGTTGGAAAGTCAAG
This portion of the Psilocybe cubensis strain MGC-MH-2018 chromosome 12, whole genome shotgun sequence genome encodes:
- a CDS encoding Homocysteine synthase, encoding MANAFHKQPEFDTLQLHGGQTPDKETNARAVPIYASTSFVFNDSAHGADLFGLRAPGHIYSRIGNPTVTVFEDRIAALEGGIAAVATSSGQAAQFLAISTIAGSGDNIVSTSYLYGGTYNQFKVTFKQFGIGVKWVTEASPEAFAAAIDERTKAIYVESIANPKYRVSDIPALAKIAHDHGIPLIVDNTFGMGGFLTRPIDHGADIVVQSATKWIGGHGTTIAGVVIDSGKFDWTKSGKFPGFTEPAEGYHGLKFSETFGPAAFAVKVRTEGLRDIGPALNPFGAFLLLQGLETLSLRGQRHSDNALALANYLEKHPQVAWVSYLGLPSHESHDLAKKLLRPNAYGGVLSFGVKGDVKTASKVVDSLKLASNLANVGDAKTLVIHPASTTHSQLTEAEQLTSGVTPDLIRVSVGIEDIKDIIADFEAGLRIAFAEAQ